GGAGGAAAAAACAAACAGCCTTTAACTACAACCACTTTTCCGCAAGCCTATGGTTTAGGAGAAACCTGGGACGTTGAAATACTGCAGAAAGCAGCACAGGTTGAAGGTTACGAAACACGTTACGCTTTGCAGAAATACAATCGCGGCGGATTAGTAGTCCGTGCTCCAAATGCTGATATTGCAAGAGATCCGCGTTGGGGACGCACCGAAGAAAGTTATGGCGAAGATGCTTTTTTTAACGGAACCATGACCGTTGCTTTTATAAAAGGTTTACAAGGAAACCATCCAAAATACTGGCAGACCGCTTCGCTGATGAAACACTTTTTGGCTAACAGCAACGAAGACGGAAGAACCTACACATCATCCGATTTTGATGAAAGACTCTGGCGTGAATATTACGCACTTCCATTTCAGATGGGAGTGGTCGAAGGAGGATCGCGCGCCTATATGGCTGCCTATAATAAAGTAAACAGAATTCCGGCAATGGTACATCCCATGCTGAAAAATATTACTCAGAAAGAATGGGGACAAAATGGGATTATTTGTACAGATGGAGGAGCGTTTAAACTACTGCTTTCAGACCATAAATATTATGCAGACCAATATCTGGGAGCTGCAGCAGCTATAAAAGCAGGAATTAATCAATTTCTGGATGAATTTACAGAAGGCGTTTACGGAGCACTTTCAAACGGATATTTAAAAGAAAAAGATCTCGATGAAGTTTTGCGCGGGAATTACCGAGTAATGATAAAACTTGGAATGCTGGATAATGCCTCGGATAATCCCTATTCAAAAATCGGAAAAGAAAAAGATACAATTGATCCGTGGAAAACAGAAGCACATAAAAAAATCGCTTTAGAAGCCACCCAAAAATCGATCGTTCTTTTAAAAAATGAAACCGGATTACTGCCATTTCAAAAAGAAAAAATAAAAACCATAGCCGTTATCGGACTCCGTGCGGATGAAGTGCTTCTGGACTGGTACAGTGGGACGCCTCCTTATGTGATTACACCTCTGCAGGGAATTAAAAATAAGTTAGGCAATAACGTAGAAATCCTTTATGCAAAAAACAACATCGACGGTAAAGCAGTCCAAATAGCAAAAAAAGCCGATGCCGTAATTGTAATTGTGGGGAACCATCCGGTCTGCAATGCCGGCTGGGCGAATTGTCCCGTTCCGAGTGAAGGAAAAGAAGCCGTTGACCGTCAGTCCCTGACATTAGAACAGGAAGATTTAATAAAAGTGGTCTATCAGGCCAATCCAAAAACGGTGGCTGTCCTGATAAGCAGTTTCCCGTACGCCATCAACTGGACGCAGGAAAATGTTCCGGCAATTGTACACATGACACAAAACAGTCAGGAAACCGGAACCGCCCTGGCCGATGTTTTATTTGGAGATTACAATCCTGCCGGACGTTTAACGCAAACGTGGGTAAAAGACATTACCGATTTACCGGAATTACTGGATTACAATGTAAGAAACGGCAGAACCTATATGTATGCCAAAAAGAAACCATTATACGCTTTTGGACACGGATTAAGTTATACGACATTTAAATACAATTCGGTTGAAACCAATTCAGAAACCATTGCCAAAAACGGCGAAATAAAAGCAACCGTTTCAATCACCAATACCGGAACTAAAGACGGCGATGAGGTAATTCAGTTATATGTAAAACAATTAGAATCAAAAGTCGAACG
This portion of the Flavobacterium gelatinilyticum genome encodes:
- a CDS encoding glycoside hydrolase family 3 C-terminal domain-containing protein, whose protein sequence is MKNSILYIFFLLSANLMLSQQKQYPFQNPDLDTEKRIDNLLSLMTLDEKVQALSTNPSVKRLGLTGTSHVEGLHGLALGGPGEWGGKNKQPLTTTTFPQAYGLGETWDVEILQKAAQVEGYETRYALQKYNRGGLVVRAPNADIARDPRWGRTEESYGEDAFFNGTMTVAFIKGLQGNHPKYWQTASLMKHFLANSNEDGRTYTSSDFDERLWREYYALPFQMGVVEGGSRAYMAAYNKVNRIPAMVHPMLKNITQKEWGQNGIICTDGGAFKLLLSDHKYYADQYLGAAAAIKAGINQFLDEFTEGVYGALSNGYLKEKDLDEVLRGNYRVMIKLGMLDNASDNPYSKIGKEKDTIDPWKTEAHKKIALEATQKSIVLLKNETGLLPFQKEKIKTIAVIGLRADEVLLDWYSGTPPYVITPLQGIKNKLGNNVEILYAKNNIDGKAVQIAKKADAVIVIVGNHPVCNAGWANCPVPSEGKEAVDRQSLTLEQEDLIKVVYQANPKTVAVLISSFPYAINWTQENVPAIVHMTQNSQETGTALADVLFGDYNPAGRLTQTWVKDITDLPELLDYNVRNGRTYMYAKKKPLYAFGHGLSYTTFKYNSVETNSETIAKNGEIKATVSITNTGTKDGDEVIQLYVKQLESKVERPQKELKAFKRVFFKAGETKKVDLVVKAKDLEYWNTARQTFELEKNTIEIQIGSASDAILLTKKITTR